The Streptomyces sp. NBC_01268 genome window below encodes:
- a CDS encoding DUF3592 domain-containing protein, which yields MSSSQVLWILALAFIPTGVLAAAAAYRRIRQIRRLVRQGERAQGVVVRLEPTQLEGPGSDAGITLRSSGTTVYYRVIAWATADGQAMETRTPIARSLERGPRLGARVEVRYDPAKPSRWTPAAESTGLWWLFVAIGGVFVAVGSGLFVGALASGR from the coding sequence ATGTCCTCCTCCCAGGTCCTCTGGATCCTCGCGCTGGCCTTCATCCCGACGGGGGTTCTCGCCGCCGCGGCCGCCTACCGCAGGATCCGGCAGATCCGACGACTGGTCCGGCAGGGAGAGAGGGCGCAGGGCGTGGTGGTCCGCCTCGAACCCACGCAGTTGGAGGGTCCGGGCTCGGATGCCGGCATCACCCTCCGCAGCTCCGGGACCACCGTCTACTACCGGGTCATAGCCTGGGCCACGGCCGACGGCCAGGCCATGGAGACCAGGACGCCCATCGCCCGCTCGCTGGAGAGGGGCCCTCGTCTCGGCGCCAGGGTCGAAGTCCGTTACGACCCGGCGAAGCCCTCGCGCTGGACGCCGGCGGCCGAGAGCACCGGGCTGTGGTGGCTGTTCGTCGCGATCGGCGGGGTCTTCGTGGCCGTCGGGTCGGGACTGTTCGTCGGGGCGCTGGCATCGGGCCGGTGA
- a CDS encoding MFS transporter, producing MPSAISAPGPTPGPARSRLVVPVLAFCGVVVAVMQTLVVPLLPHVPELTGASAGAAGWLVTVTLLTGAVFTPVLGRVGDMYGKRRVLLASLGVLTLGSVLCAVSSDIGVLITGRGLQGTALAVIPLGISIIRDELPAERVLPSIALMSSTLGIGAAIGLPLAAVVTENFDWHTMFWASAALGLLDLLLVLWIVPESAVRSPGRFDVPGTLGLTALLVGALLAITQGSGWGWTSPLTLGLLGASGAVGLIWGRYELRIPSPIVDLRVSARPAVLLTNVAALLIGFSFYANSLVTAQLVQEPTSTGYGLGASIVVSGLCLLPGGLSMVALSPLSARISATYGPRTALALAAAVMTLGYVVRVFTSHSLWLIVAGATVVSCGTAIAYSALPALVMRAVPVSETASANGLNTLMRSVGQACCSAVVTAVLAQVTFVVAGRTAPTLHAYLLIFVVAAGAALAALAVTLFLPSDRPDRDTARGGDRAGDTVAVSPPTSAARGNA from the coding sequence ATGCCCTCCGCGATATCCGCGCCCGGTCCGACGCCCGGCCCCGCCCGTTCCCGGCTCGTCGTCCCCGTCCTCGCCTTCTGCGGCGTGGTCGTCGCCGTCATGCAGACCCTCGTCGTGCCGCTCCTGCCGCACGTGCCCGAGCTGACCGGGGCGAGCGCGGGCGCCGCGGGGTGGCTCGTGACCGTCACCCTGCTCACCGGTGCGGTGTTCACCCCGGTCCTCGGCCGGGTCGGCGACATGTACGGCAAGCGGCGGGTCCTGCTCGCCTCGCTCGGCGTGCTCACCCTCGGGTCCGTGCTCTGCGCGGTCAGCTCCGACATCGGCGTACTGATCACCGGCCGAGGCCTTCAGGGCACGGCTCTCGCGGTGATCCCGCTGGGCATCAGCATCATCCGCGACGAGCTCCCCGCCGAACGCGTACTGCCCTCGATCGCGCTCATGAGCTCCACCCTCGGCATCGGCGCGGCGATCGGACTGCCCCTGGCCGCGGTCGTGACCGAGAACTTCGACTGGCACACCATGTTCTGGGCGTCCGCCGCACTCGGCCTGCTCGACCTGCTGCTCGTGCTGTGGATCGTGCCCGAGTCCGCCGTGCGCTCCCCCGGACGCTTCGACGTACCGGGCACGCTGGGCCTCACCGCGCTGCTGGTCGGTGCCCTGCTGGCGATCACGCAGGGCTCGGGCTGGGGCTGGACCTCGCCGCTGACGCTCGGCCTGCTCGGCGCCTCCGGAGCCGTCGGACTGATCTGGGGCCGGTACGAGCTGCGTATCCCGTCCCCGATCGTGGACCTGCGGGTGTCCGCCCGGCCCGCCGTGCTCCTCACCAACGTCGCGGCGCTGCTCATCGGCTTCTCGTTCTACGCCAACTCCCTGGTCACCGCGCAGCTCGTGCAGGAGCCCACGAGCACCGGCTACGGCCTCGGCGCGTCCATCGTCGTCAGCGGGCTCTGCCTGCTGCCCGGCGGACTCTCGATGGTGGCGCTGTCCCCGCTCTCGGCGCGGATCTCCGCCACGTACGGCCCCCGTACCGCGCTCGCGCTCGCGGCCGCCGTCATGACCCTCGGCTACGTCGTGCGCGTCTTCACCAGCCACAGCCTCTGGCTGATCGTCGCCGGCGCCACCGTCGTCTCCTGCGGCACCGCCATCGCCTACTCCGCGCTGCCCGCCCTCGTCATGCGGGCGGTGCCGGTCAGCGAGACCGCCTCGGCCAACGGTCTCAACACACTGATGCGTTCCGTGGGCCAGGCCTGTTGCAGCGCCGTCGTCACCGCCGTACTGGCCCAGGTGACCTTCGTGGTGGCCGGCCGCACCGCGCCGACGCTCCACGCCTATCTGCTGATCTTCGTGGTCGCGGCCGGAGCGGCCCTCGCCGCGCTCGCCGTCACCCTCTTCCTGCCGTCCGACCGCCCGGACCGGGACACCGCGCGCGGCGGCGACCGCGCGGGCGATACGGTCGCGGTGTCACCGCCCACCAGTGCCGCCCGAGGGAACGCATGA